Within the Marinobacter sp. SS13-12 genome, the region ATCCGGGGGCGCCAAGGCATTGCAGGATTATTCCAGCCGTAGCTCCCCGGAAGTGAAGCGGTTGACTCAACAGCTCAGGTAGCGCTCATTGTGCCATTAACGTTTCTGGTTATTATTCTGGCGGTTGTTGCATGGTTCTGGCTGCGCAGCCAACCGGCCAGCCAGCGTAAACCTGCCATTATCAAACTGGTGTTGTTTTCCGGCATCCTGATGGTGGTTGTTATGGCGCTGACGGGCCGCTTGCACTTCCTGTTTGCCCTGCTGGGCTTCCTGTTTCCGCTGCTGCGCCGTTTCCTGCCAGGTTTGCTGGGCGGCAGCAGACCCGGGGGCTTCGGAGGCGGAGCCGGTGGCACGGAGGGTGCCGAAGCCCAAACGGGCAACCAGTCTAACGTTGCCAGTGACATCCTCAACATGACACTGGATCACGACTCCGGAGACATGACCGGCGAGATACTGAAAGGCCCCATGGCAGGTCGGGCGCTGGCGGATCTGGGCGAAGGCGAGTTTATCGAACTACTGCAGTACTGCAGGCAGCATGATGACGATTCCGCCCGGCTGCTGGAAACTTACCTGGACCGCCGCTTTGGTGACTCCTGGCGTGCAGATGACCCCCACAATGGTGATGACAGCGAACGCGGGGAAAGCGAAGAAAGGTACCGTGGCGGCTCACTGTCTGAAAGTGAAGCCCGGGATATCCTGGGGGTGGAGCCTGATGCCTCTCGCAACGACATCATCCAGGCGCACCGCCGCATGATGCAGAAGATGCACCCGGACCGTGGCGGCAGTAACTATTTTGCCGCCCGCATCAACGAGGCGAAGGAGCTCCTGCTCGGCGAATAAAGTCAGTCCCCCACCGAACAGGACAGAATCCGCGATAAATGACTGTAGGGCAGGCCAGTTTCCCAGTGCCAGTCATTGAACGCCTGTTGGGCCTGCACCAGGGCTTTTTTGCTGCCCGGCGTCGCGTCCAGCCGTTCTTCACGGTGCAGCCCGGCGACCACATCCGAGGACAAAATAAAGCCATCCCAGCCAACCCGGCGCAGGAAATACTGGGCGGTATTGCCACCCAGCCGGGCGCCGTTGCGTTTGAGCCACATCAGCAGGCCAACCTGATCATCCGAGGGCCAGTGGCTGAGGAAAGCCCCGAAGCTGCCGTGCTCACGGCCGCCATCCACAATCATCCTGGCGTTATCCGGTACGGTTCGGATTTTCTGCATGTTGCGCACAATGCGCTCGTCCTGCGCCAGGTCCTCCAGCACTTCTGGAGGTACCTGCTGCCAGTAGAGCGGTACGAAGCCCTTGAACGCAGCCTCGAAACCCGGCCATTTATTCTCGATGACCCGCCACACGAATCCGGCCTTGAACACACAGCGGGTAACCTCCGACAGGTAGCGGTCGTCGCTCCGGGCTTCCAGCTCGTCAGGCCCGGCGACCCAGGGTAGCAGTGCCCGCAATTCGGCGTCTCCTCCCTTGCGGGCGGCTGCCTGGCTGTAAATTCTGGCAAAGGACATGGAGTAATATCCGAAATCTGGTTGTAGGTTTGAAGGTGTGTGGTCCACTATAAAGGAAACCAATCCGGTCAGGGAGTCATGCGAATGCCAACTATAGGATGGGTCTTTCTTCTGGGTGCCATTGCCTTGGTGCTTGGCGGACTGTTCATGCTGCGTGACAGCGGCAAGATGCCGATTTCAAAGGAAAAAATGAAGAAAATACAGGCGCGGAAAGCAGAAATCGAAGCTGAGGAAAGCGCGGAGGACAGAGAGCAGTGGTGACCCCTTCAACCCGCCCGTAATTTCCTCTCCAGCTGTCATGTTCTTCCAGATAACATGTGTAGCCTCAATGTGCGTGTTACAAAATAACACATTTTTCCCAAGCCAACATGGCTCGTTTGCCCGTACTTGAAATTTCTCGGTCCGCTTTGACTTTGCCTGGCGAAAACGCCTTGCGGACAGGTCTTATTCAAGTAAACGGGTCTCAAAATGACAGGATATTATGATTACACGCTGGTCGTTGCATCCTTTGTGGTGGCGGTCCTCGCATCCTATAGCGCATTGTATTTTGGTGCTCAACTGGCGAATCTCGAAGGGGGTAAGGCCAGGCTCTGGCTGACACTCGGTGCCCTGTCCATGGGCACAGGGGTCTGGGTCATGCATTTCGTTGGTATGCAGGCTTACGTAATGCCTGTGGAAACAAGCTACGACCTCACCATAACCGTCGTCTCCTGGCTCGCCGCAGTGGGTGCATCAGGGCTTGCCTTGTACATCATTGGCAAGGAACGTATTGGAAATGTGCAGTTCGCGATCGGCAGCCTCTTCATGGCAGGCGGAATTGTCTCTATGCACTATGTCGGCATGGCTGCGCTGCAAATGGAGCCCGGCATGAGCTACGATCCCGTGCTTTTCACCGCCTCATTGGCCATCGCGCTTGTGGCCTCTGCCGTCGCGCTGCTTATCTGTCGGTGTTTGCAGTCGGTTGATGGGCTGAAAGGAATGGCCTTCCAGTTCGGTGCTGCCCTGATCATGGGTGTGGCGATTTGTGGCATGCACTACACCGGCATGGCCGCGATGATCTATCCCGACAACGCCATGCCCGCCGCAGACAATCTTTTGTCGGGTGATTGGTTGGGTGCACCACTTGCCCTGGTTAGCGGTGCGCTCATCTTTGTGGCTCTGGTTATTTCGGGCAACGATGTAAAGCATCGTCGGAACGCAGAATTGCTGGCTCAGGCGGAATCGGAGCGTGTCGAGCGCAAGGCACTTTATGATGCGGCCACCGGGCTGCCAAACCGAGCCAGTCTGGCGAACCATCTGGTCGGAGAGTTGGCCGGAAGTGAATCCGATGACAATACATTTGCCGTGCTTTACCTGGACGTTGCCAACCACCGGGAGATACCTGCAAAGCAGGCTGAAGATGCCATGGCGACACTTGCCAGCGCAATTACGGCTGCAATCGACCAGGGCGTCTATCTTGCCCGCTATTCATCCAGTTCATTTGTGGTGATTGTGAACGATCCGGGGCACCGAAAGCATAAAGGTATGTACCAGCGCCTTCGCAACCTGCCGACTCAAACGGAAGACGGTGGCGTGGCGTTGACCTGGCGGACCGGCCATAGCGTTTTCCCGAATTCAGGCCGCAACAGCCGGATGTTGTTGCGGAAGGCGATGAAAACGGCAGAACTTTCTACGCTGGGGAATTCCAGTGTGTCAGAGCAGGCCGACTCACTGGATCACTTCGGGCCACGCTCTGCGCTGCCTGAGGCATAACGGAGGTTTGCCCTGTGGCGGAAGACAACCAACCCGGATCTACCGATGAACCCGGGACTGATAGTCCCGGTATACCCGGCCGAATACGGCGACCCTCAGCTTTTTATCGCGCAATTGCTGACCTGGCACTCCAGATCTACTCAACTGTGAACCGGTTACATTTAATTACAATCCAGATGTTTATGATGAATGACAAATAATATCCTCTTGTCTCCATAAAAAGGACTTTGTATGTCGTTTCGTCAGTTGTTCTCGACTGTCCTGCTGGTAAGCGCAGCCACCGGCGTTTCAGCCGCCCCGATAACCGTTCAGTGGACAGGCACGCTCGGCGGCAATCCAGATTATGAACCTGCCTCCATCGCATCGAGAATTGCTAACGGGGATACTATTTCCGGTCAGTTTTCCTTCGACACAAACGCTGCATTCGTTCCGTCGATGTCTTTTGGCGCCAATTACTCCGGAGATGGTGACACCATCGGGCACTACCTGCACGACGCATCAATTGGCAGCTACTCCGCTACCATCAATAACGATGTGACCTTCGGTTCAGACCCTTCTGACACTCAAATCTATTACCAGGTGCTCAACGACCATACGCTTGGTATTGATCCGGATGGAATGGATCGCTTTGGTTTCTGGAGCCGGGATGTTAACACCAACTTCAGCGGTACCAGTGTCGCGCCACGAAACTTTCAGATGTTCTTTAATGACCACTCTGGCACCCTCCTGGATGACATTTCGCTTGCGGGAAGTGCCGACAATCTCTCCGCTTTCAGCGATATCAGGGGAGAAATTTCGACCTCCTCGAGTGACGCCGATGAGTCCTTTTTCATGACTTTTTCAGTCGACAGCTTTTCAGTCATCCGTCACGACAATCAGCCGGTAGCTGTGCCCGAACCCGCGACGCTTTCTTTATTCATGCTCGGGCTTGCGGGCCTTGTCGCCCGTCACAGGCGCCGCTGATCGCGCCTTGCGCGCCTATAAAGTGAAGCCGAGGCCGTTCCCTGCCGGGTTGACGGGCACTTCTCCCAGAGTGTGCCCTCAACACCTTATGGCGGTGCCTGAAAACCAACCGGTAAACAGGCGCCAGAACGTTTGCCAACGGGGGCAACCACCTACCGGGCCAGGGTCACGCCCAGAGTCACAGCGCCGGCCAACACCAACAAGATACCGATGAATGAACCCAAGACACGAATGGGCGGAAGGACCTTTTCCAACAGCACGTAGATTGCGATAGCTGCCATCCAGGTCAGGTTCATCACCCCGCCCACAAACATCAGCAACATCAAGACCCAACAACAGCCCACACAGTACAGTCCGTGGCGCAAGCCCATGATCAGGGCGCCCCGGCTGCCCGGGCGCCATTCGTTGAGCAGGAAGTTGAGCGGCGACCGACATTTGGTCAGGCACGCGTTCTTCAGACCGCTCCACTGAAACAGGCCCGCCGCCACCAGGAGTCCGCCTGCTAACAGCGGCGTGGTGCTGCCCATGGCTGAAGTCATCAATTCCCTACTGTAAAGGACCCATTGGGCGAGGGCCGCCGTCAGGCCGAAGGCGAACCAGGCCACCAGATATCCCGTGATAAACCAGGTTGTCAACCGAACGGCTTTTGGCCTGGCCTCGCGCTGGTGTTGAAGACGGGTGAAGCTCAGGACCATGGGCGTAGCGGTGGGCGACATCATGGCGATCATCATTACGCCCCACATGACCATGTTGAGCACCAGCAGACCGCCGTCCCAGGCGGTCATAGCTGGTTGCATCACCGTATGCTCTGGCGAGTGGGCGGCCTGGTCGGGAGTGGCGAGGGCAACCAAATAGATCCAGCTCAACAGACTGATCAGGATAATGCCCGCAACCACTACGCGACGATCCCGCCGGTACGCCTGGGCGCTTGTCTGAATCATGGCCATATCCTCACGGGCCTGTGTAGCTGAATTCCGAATAGGCCGCACTGCGCCGGGCGGTGTCCAGCTCAAGGCCGTATGCCTGATGCCGCAGTGACTCAGAAGTCGCCAGGGTCGCGGGAAACCCGGGCGCAACCGCAAACGGATGGTTGTGCAGCGTCACCGGTTTGCCTTCCTGGCCCTCATTGGCATGAACCACCGCACTGGCGGTCTTCCCCACGCTCAAACGCACTTCGCCCTCGGTGGTTTCATAGTGAATCGGGACATGCTCCACACCCAGCACCTCAGAAATAAACGAGGTCAACACGGCCGGATGGCCCCCGGCCTCACCACCGAATATTTTTGCCAGGGCTTCCCGCTGGGGCTCGCTACCCGCTTCATCCAGGTAAAGCACCACCTTCCAGTTGCCGTCCGCCATGGCGCCGGGCGTTTGCAGAGCCACCACAACATTAAGGCCGTCCAGAGACGTATCCTCATACACGCCCTTATCGATGTGCCAGGCCACCAGGCCGGTGCAGTCGCCTTCGGTAGGGTTGCCCAGATGCAGACAGGGGCAGACTTCCTTGCAGGTACAGCTTTCGAGGTAATGGCCATTCAGTTTCCAGTTGTTTGTATTCATGGTTTTGCTCCTCGGTTATTGGGGTTACTTGAAACACCTCGTTGGTTCGGGGCTCAATTGCCCCATGGCATGATTCACTATAGGTCGGTCGGAGGCACCGGGAGTGATAGGGGCGTGAGAATATGATGAGGATTTGCTCTCTGCGTGGAATCCTGCCGCCAGCGCGGTAACATGGGATTATTCACAGGGGGTGGTTTATGCAGCGACAAACCGATCGGTTGCATCCCGTGGAGCAGGATTTTGTCGGGCGGGGCGAAGAACTCAAGGCCCTGGGCACGCTGCTCGAGCCCGATGGACCCGGGGTCACTCATGTCTACGGCATTGCCGGTATTGGCAAGAGCCGCCTGCTGGCCGTGTTTGCCAATCGGGCGAGGGCGGAGGGCGCCACCATCGTACGGCTCGATTGCCGCACCATGGAACCCACCACCGAGGGCTTCCTCCGGGAGCTGGGGGAGGCCGTGGGTCGCAGGATTGGCGATGTTGAACAAGCCTGCCTGCGCCTTGGCGAACTGGGCGCCCGGGTAATTCTGGTGCTCGATACCTACGAGGTGTATCGGTTGATGGATACCTGGTTGCGCCAGACGCTGGTACCTGCGTTGCCCGACAATGTTCGTCTACTGTGCCTGGGGCGGGAGAGCCCCCTGGCGGCCTGGCGAACGGCCCCCGGCCGTCCTGTTCGCGCCCTGTCACTGGGGGCCCTGGAAGACGCTGAAGCTGCCCGGCTTTTAACCCGGGCCGGCGTGCCCGCCAAGTCCGCCGCCCGCGTTGTCCATGCCACCCATGGCCACCCGCTGGCTCTGCAGCTCGCGGCCTCGGCCTATGCCGAGCGACCCGATCTGGCGTTTGAAGAGCTGAGTTTGCAGCAGGCCCTGGAGGCGCTCACCGAGATGTTTCTGGCCGATGTGCGCGACCCCGCCACCCGCCGCGCCCTGGAGGCCTGCTCTGTGGTGCGGCGGGTAACCGTGTCCCTGCTCCGGGCACTGTTGCCGGATCTGGCCCCGCGCGATGCCTATGACCGCCTGCGGGCGCTGCCCTTCGTGGAACCGGCCGACGATGGGCTGCTGATTCACGACGCGGTGCGCGAGGCCATGGCGCGCTCCCTGCGGGCTAGGGACCCCTGCGCGTTTCTCGGATACCAAAAAGCCGCCTGGCAACAACTGGTGGAGGAAACCCGAGGCACCGGCCGGGGCGAACTGTGGCGCTATACTGCTGACCGGCTCTACCTGATTGAAAACCCGGTGGTGCGTGAGGCCTTTTTCCCCAGCGGTACCCAGAGCCTGGCAGTGGAACCGGCAACCAGCGACGACGGTGAGGCCATTGTAGACATTATCCAACGCTGGGAGGGCCCCGAGGCGGCGGCATACCTACAGCGTTGGTGGCGACGGCGGCCGGATACCTTTGCCGTTGCGCGCGGCCGGGAGGGGCAGGTTCTGGGTCTGTGCTGCAAATTCGTCAGCGACCGTGTGGAGCCTGGCTGGCTTCGGGACGATTCCGTTACCGACCAGTGGTGCCAGCACCTGGAAGCCCACCCGCTACCGGAGAATCAACGGGCACTGTTCTGTCGGCGCTGGCTGAGCGTCGAAAAGGGCGAGGCTCCCTCCTCGGTGCAGGCGGCTCTTTGGCTGGACCTGAAACGCACCTATATGGAACTGCGCCCGCAGCTTCGGCGGGTCTATCTCACCGTTCAGGACCTGGCGGCCTATGCCCCCGTGGCCACGCGTCTGGGATTCGAGGTGTTGGAAGATCGAGAGCAAAAGCTGGACGGCGACAGCTACCATAGCGCGGTGCTGGATTTTGGGCCGGGTTCGGTGGATGGCTGGCTGGCGGAACTGGCAGCAGGGGAACTGGGTATAGAAGGCGAATCACTGCTGGACACCCAGGCCCGGGAGCTGGTGGTGGACGGCGAGCGGCTTTCCCTGACGCCTCTGGAGTTCGGGGTAATCAAGTACCTGAGTGACCATGAAAGCGAGGCAGTCTCCCGCACCGATCTGCTCCGCCATGTCTGGGACACCCGCTACTATGGCGGCAGCAATGTGGTGGACACAGTAGTGCGTAGCCTGCGCCGAAAATTGGGCCACTATGCCCGGCGCATAGAAACCGTTACTGGAGTGGGCTATCGCTTTCGATCACACCGGTAGGGCGTCCACGAGCGGGTTCGTTCCAGCTCCGGCGCCCGGAGGGTGCGAACTGATGCGCCTGATTACCTGATTGCTCAGTGTCCCGGCTCCCATTCGGAATATGCCACGATGTGAGAGCCATATTCCAGCCACGGAACTTCGTGTGAACTCCAGATCTGGCGCTCGGGCCTGCTGATGGGGTCTTCGT harbors:
- a CDS encoding DnaJ domain-containing protein, producing MPLTFLVIILAVVAWFWLRSQPASQRKPAIIKLVLFSGILMVVVMALTGRLHFLFALLGFLFPLLRRFLPGLLGGSRPGGFGGGAGGTEGAEAQTGNQSNVASDILNMTLDHDSGDMTGEILKGPMAGRALADLGEGEFIELLQYCRQHDDDSARLLETYLDRRFGDSWRADDPHNGDDSERGESEERYRGGSLSESEARDILGVEPDASRNDIIQAHRRMMQKMHPDRGGSNYFAARINEAKELLLGE
- a CDS encoding DUF2182 domain-containing protein, which produces MIQTSAQAYRRDRRVVVAGIILISLLSWIYLVALATPDQAAHSPEHTVMQPAMTAWDGGLLVLNMVMWGVMMIAMMSPTATPMVLSFTRLQHQREARPKAVRLTTWFITGYLVAWFAFGLTAALAQWVLYSRELMTSAMGSTTPLLAGGLLVAAGLFQWSGLKNACLTKCRSPLNFLLNEWRPGSRGALIMGLRHGLYCVGCCWVLMLLMFVGGVMNLTWMAAIAIYVLLEKVLPPIRVLGSFIGILLVLAGAVTLGVTLAR
- a CDS encoding DUF2897 family protein, which codes for MPTIGWVFLLGAIALVLGGLFMLRDSGKMPISKEKMKKIQARKAEIEAEESAEDREQW
- a CDS encoding DUF1326 domain-containing protein; the encoded protein is MNTNNWKLNGHYLESCTCKEVCPCLHLGNPTEGDCTGLVAWHIDKGVYEDTSLDGLNVVVALQTPGAMADGNWKVVLYLDEAGSEPQREALAKIFGGEAGGHPAVLTSFISEVLGVEHVPIHYETTEGEVRLSVGKTASAVVHANEGQEGKPVTLHNHPFAVAPGFPATLATSESLRHQAYGLELDTARRSAAYSEFSYTGP
- a CDS encoding DNA-3-methyladenine glycosylase I, which gives rise to MSFARIYSQAAARKGGDAELRALLPWVAGPDELEARSDDRYLSEVTRCVFKAGFVWRVIENKWPGFEAAFKGFVPLYWQQVPPEVLEDLAQDERIVRNMQKIRTVPDNARMIVDGGREHGSFGAFLSHWPSDDQVGLLMWLKRNGARLGGNTAQYFLRRVGWDGFILSSDVVAGLHREERLDATPGSKKALVQAQQAFNDWHWETGLPYSHLSRILSCSVGD
- a CDS encoding PEP-CTERM sorting domain-containing protein — translated: MSFRQLFSTVLLVSAATGVSAAPITVQWTGTLGGNPDYEPASIASRIANGDTISGQFSFDTNAAFVPSMSFGANYSGDGDTIGHYLHDASIGSYSATINNDVTFGSDPSDTQIYYQVLNDHTLGIDPDGMDRFGFWSRDVNTNFSGTSVAPRNFQMFFNDHSGTLLDDISLAGSADNLSAFSDIRGEISTSSSDADESFFMTFSVDSFSVIRHDNQPVAVPEPATLSLFMLGLAGLVARHRRR
- a CDS encoding MHYT domain-containing protein, which encodes MTGYYDYTLVVASFVVAVLASYSALYFGAQLANLEGGKARLWLTLGALSMGTGVWVMHFVGMQAYVMPVETSYDLTITVVSWLAAVGASGLALYIIGKERIGNVQFAIGSLFMAGGIVSMHYVGMAALQMEPGMSYDPVLFTASLAIALVASAVALLICRCLQSVDGLKGMAFQFGAALIMGVAICGMHYTGMAAMIYPDNAMPAADNLLSGDWLGAPLALVSGALIFVALVISGNDVKHRRNAELLAQAESERVERKALYDAATGLPNRASLANHLVGELAGSESDDNTFAVLYLDVANHREIPAKQAEDAMATLASAITAAIDQGVYLARYSSSSFVVIVNDPGHRKHKGMYQRLRNLPTQTEDGGVALTWRTGHSVFPNSGRNSRMLLRKAMKTAELSTLGNSSVSEQADSLDHFGPRSALPEA
- a CDS encoding winged helix-turn-helix domain-containing protein, which codes for MQRQTDRLHPVEQDFVGRGEELKALGTLLEPDGPGVTHVYGIAGIGKSRLLAVFANRARAEGATIVRLDCRTMEPTTEGFLRELGEAVGRRIGDVEQACLRLGELGARVILVLDTYEVYRLMDTWLRQTLVPALPDNVRLLCLGRESPLAAWRTAPGRPVRALSLGALEDAEAARLLTRAGVPAKSAARVVHATHGHPLALQLAASAYAERPDLAFEELSLQQALEALTEMFLADVRDPATRRALEACSVVRRVTVSLLRALLPDLAPRDAYDRLRALPFVEPADDGLLIHDAVREAMARSLRARDPCAFLGYQKAAWQQLVEETRGTGRGELWRYTADRLYLIENPVVREAFFPSGTQSLAVEPATSDDGEAIVDIIQRWEGPEAAAYLQRWWRRRPDTFAVARGREGQVLGLCCKFVSDRVEPGWLRDDSVTDQWCQHLEAHPLPENQRALFCRRWLSVEKGEAPSSVQAALWLDLKRTYMELRPQLRRVYLTVQDLAAYAPVATRLGFEVLEDREQKLDGDSYHSAVLDFGPGSVDGWLAELAAGELGIEGESLLDTQARELVVDGERLSLTPLEFGVIKYLSDHESEAVSRTDLLRHVWDTRYYGGSNVVDTVVRSLRRKLGHYARRIETVTGVGYRFRSHR